The following DNA comes from Maylandia zebra isolate NMK-2024a linkage group LG6, Mzebra_GT3a, whole genome shotgun sequence.
CACATGACCCAAATGGAAACTATGTCAGCTGAAAGAAACCCATCGAAATGTGCAACACTTAAAACTTTGCCTGATTGGAGCATGGCTTCAAATACAGCCCTGAAAACAGACAGGCGGTCGTTGGCATTTCGTTACAAAGTTTCCTTGTTCAAAACTTCTTCTTCATTATAACAACCGAGTGACTGGGATCTACGAGCTGAGCTTGTGTAAGATGTCTGAAACTGGAAGCTCAGGTGAGCGGCcatgaaacatgtttaaagaacGGCAGCTGTTTTATCATAATTCTGTGGAGAGCTTCATCCTAATGAGGGCTCATGTCCTGAGCAGggatgcagaggaggaggaggaaggtcctGGACACATCAGTGGCTTATGTGCGTGGAGAGGAGAACCTGGCCGGCTGGAGGCCCAGAGGAGATAGCCTCATCCTAGAGCACCAGTGggagctggagaagatggagcagctgcaggaggtggggccttaaaagattcataaagaaataaatctgtttaatatcattgagggaaaaatgacttttcagctcaaagaccaaagtgctattctaaaaagttttttcttaGAGTACAGACTTTACATGACTAACCTCCCCTCTTCTCCCCACCTCACATTCGCCCCCATCTTTCGTCCAGGTGGAAAAGACCCGTCACCTTCTGGGAGAGGCGGCTCCCGTGGGAACAGCTCCCACCACCAAGTCCCTGAGTGAGTCTCTGTCCCCCAGCGTGAGCTCCGGCACTCTGTCCACatccacctccgtctcctcgcagatctccagcaccacctttgaAAGCGTGAGAAGGAGCTGGCCACCAAGGTGAGAAAAACGTGGGCTTAGTGGGcgttcttgttgctgccttcttccttctctgctcGGAGCTGATCGGtcttgttcctgttgtgttgtagtgcctgcgccttctgacacacaccttcaatactgaatacaagcagctggtgaacagcatcagtgactgcaaggtgagaaataatacaaagaaataaaaaaatagccttTCTGTGTCACATCAGGGAGTTCCTATATTGACGTCTACCTcatcctgctgttgtttcacttcagctttctcTCATCTCACCGATCGGACGTGATCCATCCGTGACGAGCTTCAGCAGTGCCACCCTCACCCCTTCCTCTACCTCCCCCTCTCTGTCGGACTCCCGCTGTGGCTCCATGGGCCagaagtaaacatatttttaggaaCATTGACCTCGATCTGCAAACGGTTATTGACAGGTTATCTATTTGATTCTAACTTGGTGTGATTTGTGTTAAAGGACCCCTGAGAACAGCTCACGTGCCTCCAGTCCCTCCTGCTCAGACTGTGAAAACTTCCCGATGGTTCCCACTCTGGAGACCTCCTACCTTGCGCGGGCTGCAAAAGAACGAGTTCCTGAACTTGGTGCCTGATATTGAAGAAATGCGACCAGGGTGAGTAATGCCATATTAACCCAAATACTGTCACTATGACATGTGTCTCACAGACCAAATGTAAGTCGACACTCATGTTCTCTAGTTCAAGCAGAAATGATGTGGATCGATTCAAATTCCTGAGCCTGGATGatttcagctggaaacaaaccaactctgcttcttcctcagaaaaacaagcgctctcttaaaaaataaataaatgaataaaatctctTCTTTTCAGATCTGTTGTGTCCAAGAAGGGTTTTCTAAGCTTCGTGGAGCCTCGCTCTAACTCATGGGGGAAGCATTTTGTGGTTGTTCGCCGGCCCTACGACTTCATCTACAACAGCGACCAGGACCCCGTGGAGCGAGGCGTCCTCAACCTCTCCACAGCACAGGTGGAATACAGCGAAGACCAGCAGGCCATGCTTAAGGTTTGAGGCAGGATAGAGAAAGGCTGGATGTAACACGTTTGTCTTTAATGAGAATTCATTCAAATTGTTTTGGTGCACGTTGATTGATGAAATGGCAAATGGACTGGGATTTATCATTTGAATGAATATGAATATaatgtgatgttttcttttcagacGCCCAACACATTTGCAGTGTGCACAAAACATGGAGGCATCCTCTTGCAGGCCACCAACGAGAACGACATGAACGACTGGCTGTACGCTTTTAATCCTCTGCTAGCAGGAACGataaggtacacacacacagacacacacgctccTCTCACACCACAGTCAAACGTGCAGCTTCTGCACCCTTCAAAAACATTCCCTTCTTCTCACAACGTAAAACTCTCCCTGCAGATCTAAGCTGGCGAGGCGGCGCAGCCTTCCTCCAGCAACCCCGCTGCCAGCTCAGCTTTCCTCCTCTCTATTCCCTCCCCtcagctttttgtgtttttgtttcgatGACAATGTTTGGGTCTAATCTTGTTCCGCTTAGTTGTCATTCCCAAACTCTCCTAACTAAGTAGCATGTTGTAGTAGTCTACTTGTGTGTGCACGACTCTTTAGAAACTTTCCGTTTGCCAATCAtctgtacaaaaaaaatgtctctATCAGTGCTATTTGTCTCCTGAAATGAGTTTCATtctattttgggggtttttgctgttggttttttaataaattaacatgCTCGCATGATACCTGCAGCAGTCCTCAGGAGAAGACCAGGTTTGctcagtttaaaacaaaaaaacaaaaatgaaccaaATCAGCCAGCTTACATTTGAAACCATGAAGGAAAAATCTACAGTTATCTCCAAGTGACGTGTTAGTTTATGCTCtgtgttacgacccggctctgCTAGGCGACAGCGGACGTAACATAAACGAGCCCAGAGACTAGGGGgttagataaaaagaaaaacataaggtttattaacacaactgaaaaCCGTTAGTGAAACAACTCACTAGGCAATAGAgtgattttaaacaaacataacaACTCCAGTAACACCAATAACACCAGTAGAACACTACTCATCTAaacatctcacaggaggcaactcAAAACAAAGGCTCACATGGCAGCAGTGCAAAGGCAGGAGGGACCGTCTCCACAGTCTGTTCAAATCAACAAGTCCCTCCACGAATGAAGAATCCTCAGCCTTTTATCTTCTCAGGTGATTGCAGGCAGCTGTGTCATTGGTCTGTCGTACTCAAGGCTCCCTCAGCAGCCAATGGTGTGAGTGGTCTGGCACGCTCTGACCTGAATGAAGGTGGGGCGGGCATAGGTCCGGGCCAGCCAATCCCCCGTGAGTCCTGGAACACGTTGATTTCCATAGAGGAAGGCGGGGCCACCCCTCCCCTTAAAGTACCACCTATGTTGGGCAGAAGCAGACATTAAAGagtgtgaacaaaaacaaagaacaaacacagcaaaacatgttTACAAGCGGGACAGACCATCagctaaaacattttcagaccCCTTCTTATGGTGAATACTTAAGTTGTATTCCTGCAACAACAGAGCCCAGCGCATAAGGCGCTGGTTATGATTAAACATGCGAGTAAGGAACACAAGTGGGTTGTGGTCGGTGTACACAACAAGAGGTAACATGCTGGACCCCAGGTATACGTGAAAGTGCTGAAGAGCCAACAACAAAGTCAGGGTCTCCTTTTCAATGGTGGAGTAGTTTAACTGATTTTTATTGAACTTGCGGGAAAAGTAACAAACGGGGTGGTTCAAACCCTGCAAGTCTTCTTGCAACAGCACTGCCCCAGCCCCGACAGCACTGGCATCAACCTCCAGTTTGAATGGTCGTGTCAAATCAGGTGCAGCTAACACAGGAGTGTGGCAGAGGAGGACTTTCGCACTCTCAAAAGCATCTTGACACTCACTTGACCATATAAACTCAACTTTTGGGCTGAGTAGGTCAGTCAATGGCTTGACTACTGAGGAGAAATTTTTACAAAGGTTTCTGTAGTAGCCCACCATCCCTAGAAACCTACGCAACTCACGCCTGGTGGTAGGTGTGGGAAACTCTTTAATCACTGCCACTTTGGCATCTATGGGCCGGACCTGTCCACGTCCCACCTCCCTGCCTAAGTACATCACTATAGCTTTGGCAAACTCACACTTAGCTAAGTTGAGAGTTAGAGTAGCTTGAGCCAAACGGTGAAATACCTGGTGTAACGTTTCCAAATGATCTTGCCATGTTTCAGTATAAATTACTAGATCATCTACGTAGGCACTGCAGTTGGACAGGCCACGGAGGACTTTATTTACCAGCCTCTGGAAGGTGGCAGGAGCGTTACACATGCTGAAAGCCATGACTGCGTATTGTAGAAAATCATCAGGTGTAACAAAGGCAGAGATGTTAGAGGCACGTTCAGTTAAAGGGACCTGCCAGTAACCATTAAGAAGATCTAATTTAGTGACATACTGAGCAGTCCAATACTGTCCACACAATCCTCAACTCTTGGGAGAGGATGTGAGTCAGCCACAGTCACAGAGTTCACCTTCCGGAAGTCTGTAATAAAACGGGGCGAGCCATCTGGCTTAGATTCCACTATACAAGGCGAGCTCCAGGGGCTTTGACTGGGCTTCGCTAAGCCATGTTGCAGCAGATAGTCAGCCTCCTGTTTCATGAGCAAGCGCTTATGGGGGCTGGCTCGATAAGGATGCTGCTTAATAGGTTTAGCT
Coding sequences within:
- the LOC112433523 gene encoding kinesin-like protein KIF1B, which translates into the protein MRPGSVVSKKGFLSFVEPRSNSWGKHFVVVRRPYDFIYNSDQDPVERGVLNLSTAQVEYSEDQQAMLKTPNTFAVCTKHGGILLQATNENDMNDWLYAFNPLLAGTIRPCQYSRSSILDQLKAFEGVFMTSENSKLQFPRTCMNSSTAKPQKPNRLIRDLNPGPLTPKVKREKLP